A genomic segment from Psychrobacter arcticus 273-4 encodes:
- the tpiA gene encoding triose-phosphate isomerase, whose protein sequence is MQAWVIGNWKQNPATSHDVDALLNELCTAISTTKQLSHNNSTRCQIMVAPSFLHLAAVSSRLKDTSVLCAAQDVSAYSASVGAYTGDCSAQQIADVGATWTILGHSERRQYHQESNDTLLQKMTHALTQELGVVFCIGETQAQYDAKQTLPVIDSQLAVVKKLIAEQPEVIDSLSTRLIIAYEPVWAIGTGKVPTVSEVSATHQYIKQTLAGFADSLSNMTVLYGGSVNADNADSFAADPMIHGALVGGASLKAESFLAIVTAFSKGSM, encoded by the coding sequence ATGCAAGCTTGGGTAATTGGAAATTGGAAGCAGAATCCAGCAACGAGCCATGACGTTGACGCGCTACTGAATGAATTATGCACTGCTATTAGTACAACTAAGCAACTTAGCCACAACAACTCCACGCGCTGTCAAATAATGGTGGCACCAAGTTTTTTGCATTTAGCAGCAGTGAGTAGTCGCCTCAAAGACACCTCGGTACTATGTGCCGCCCAAGACGTCAGTGCCTATAGTGCCAGTGTGGGCGCCTATACCGGTGACTGTTCAGCCCAGCAGATTGCTGATGTTGGGGCTACATGGACCATCCTTGGTCACTCAGAGCGCCGTCAGTACCACCAAGAATCCAACGATACTTTATTGCAAAAAATGACCCATGCTTTGACCCAAGAGTTGGGCGTAGTATTTTGTATCGGTGAAACCCAAGCACAATATGATGCCAAGCAAACGCTGCCAGTCATCGATAGTCAGTTAGCAGTGGTCAAAAAGCTCATTGCTGAGCAGCCAGAAGTTATTGATTCATTATCGACTCGTCTCATTATTGCTTACGAGCCGGTATGGGCGATTGGTACTGGTAAAGTACCAACAGTGTCAGAGGTGAGTGCCACTCATCAATATATCAAGCAAACACTGGCAGGTTTTGCCGATTCGTTATCTAACATGACTGTTTTGTATGGCGGTAGTGTCAATGCTGATAATGCAGATAGCTTTGCTGCTGATCCTATGATTCATGGTGCTTTGGTTGGCGGCGCTTCACTAAAGGCAGAGAGCTTTTTGGCGATTGTCACCGCTTTTAGTAAAGGCAGTATGTAA
- the secG gene encoding preprotein translocase subunit SecG, whose translation MFTFILTLHIIVAIAMIGLILIQHGKGADAGASFGAGSSGTVFGAAGTANFLTRATAVLTAIFFITSMSLAVHARKQAEDQFRLDAPVSAPQTPRPLTQNPQ comes from the coding sequence ATGTTTACGTTTATATTAACCCTGCATATTATTGTGGCGATTGCCATGATTGGCTTGATTTTGATACAGCATGGTAAAGGGGCAGACGCAGGGGCTTCTTTTGGTGCTGGCTCCTCAGGTACGGTATTTGGTGCAGCGGGAACGGCTAACTTCTTAACACGTGCGACGGCCGTATTGACCGCCATCTTTTTCATCACCAGTATGTCCCTTGCGGTTCATGCTCGTAAGCAAGCGGAAGATCAGTTTCGTCTAGATGCGCCGGTTTCAGCACCACAAACGCCGCGCCCTTTAACACAAAATCCTCAGTAG
- the rimP gene encoding ribosome maturation factor RimP — protein sequence MKLSTKVTELTNIIAPAVAACDVALWGIEFAPQGNRSLLRIYIEALPEEQAQNKQVTIENCAAVNHQVSGILEVHDPIAGEFILEVSSPGFDRAFFSDEQMHAYVGQTVSLRLIQAIGEGDKKRRKATGTLNSIDGTSLKLTATDGEQFEIALSNIDKANLIYEDA from the coding sequence ATGAAGCTTTCGACCAAAGTTACAGAATTAACCAATATCATTGCCCCTGCCGTCGCTGCTTGCGATGTGGCACTATGGGGTATCGAGTTTGCACCACAAGGCAATCGCTCTTTGTTACGCATCTATATTGAGGCATTGCCAGAAGAGCAAGCCCAAAATAAGCAAGTAACGATTGAAAACTGTGCAGCAGTGAACCACCAAGTGAGCGGTATTCTTGAGGTTCATGATCCGATTGCTGGTGAGTTTATTTTAGAAGTGTCTTCACCTGGTTTTGACCGTGCTTTCTTCTCAGATGAGCAGATGCATGCTTATGTTGGTCAGACCGTGAGTTTACGCTTGATACAAGCGATTGGTGAAGGTGATAAAAAACGCCGTAAAGCAACCGGTACTTTAAATAGTATCGATGGCACCTCTTTGAAGCTGACTGCCACTGATGGCGAGCAGTTCGAGATTGCATTAAGTAATATTGATAAAGCCAATTTAATTTATGAAGATGCTTAA
- the nusA gene encoding transcription termination factor NusA, with product MSREILTVVETVSNEKGLNPEDIFEAIEDALVVSTKKKVYTDQPEVEVRVSIDRATGDYDTYRYWTVVADEDHEMPACQLAITDLDQDEWSIGDVKEEQIESIEFGRIAATQAKQVIIQKIREAERNLVADAFEPRVGEMMYGEVKKQTRDGYIIDLGDNAEGYLSRDQMLPREQLRAKSRINAILYHVNRENRGAQLLLSRTHPEMLSALMQKEVPEIAEQIIEIRNVARLPGTRAKIAVKTNDHRIDPVGACIGMRGTRIQAVQQELDGERIDVVVWSDDPAQFIISSLEPADVSSIILDEDTQSADIIFSTNDQLARAIGSQGQNVRLASELTGYKLNMMLEEEYQQRQANESKAFIELFYERLEVDKDLAQALVDIGFTSIEEVAYVPVETFYDIEGLDDDAIDMIQERAKEVVIADELVKQQNMKEPSQELQDLEGMTVSWAYKMAQKDIITVDDLAEQAVFDLEDIEDLDTETAGKLIMKARESWFNE from the coding sequence ATGAGTCGTGAAATCTTAACGGTAGTAGAAACTGTCAGTAACGAGAAGGGCTTAAATCCTGAAGATATCTTTGAAGCAATTGAAGATGCCTTGGTAGTCTCGACTAAGAAAAAAGTATATACCGATCAGCCAGAAGTAGAAGTGCGGGTCTCAATCGACCGTGCAACGGGCGATTATGATACTTATCGTTATTGGACAGTGGTTGCAGATGAAGACCATGAAATGCCTGCTTGTCAGCTTGCGATTACTGACCTTGATCAAGACGAATGGTCAATTGGTGATGTCAAAGAAGAGCAAATTGAGTCGATTGAATTCGGTCGTATTGCTGCCACTCAAGCCAAACAAGTTATCATCCAAAAGATTCGTGAAGCTGAGCGTAATTTAGTAGCAGATGCTTTTGAGCCACGTGTTGGCGAGATGATGTACGGCGAAGTCAAAAAACAAACCCGTGATGGTTACATTATTGATTTAGGTGACAACGCTGAAGGTTATTTGTCACGTGATCAGATGTTGCCACGTGAGCAGCTGCGTGCAAAATCGCGTATCAATGCTATTTTGTATCATGTGAACCGTGAAAACCGCGGCGCACAGTTATTATTGTCACGTACGCATCCTGAAATGCTCTCGGCATTGATGCAAAAAGAAGTGCCTGAGATTGCAGAACAAATCATCGAAATTCGTAATGTCGCTCGCTTGCCGGGTACTCGTGCTAAAATAGCGGTTAAGACCAACGATCATCGTATCGATCCGGTTGGTGCTTGTATCGGTATGCGTGGTACACGTATCCAAGCGGTACAGCAAGAGCTTGATGGCGAGCGTATTGATGTGGTGGTTTGGTCAGATGATCCTGCCCAATTTATCATCAGCTCTTTGGAGCCCGCAGACGTAAGCAGTATCATCTTAGATGAAGATACGCAGTCGGCTGATATTATCTTTAGCACCAACGATCAATTGGCGCGTGCAATTGGCTCACAAGGTCAAAACGTACGCTTAGCCTCTGAGCTGACCGGCTATAAGCTGAATATGATGCTAGAAGAAGAGTATCAGCAGCGTCAAGCAAACGAATCTAAAGCTTTTATTGAACTATTCTATGAACGTCTAGAAGTGGATAAAGACTTAGCACAAGCGCTTGTCGATATTGGTTTTACCAGTATTGAAGAAGTGGCTTATGTACCAGTCGAAACCTTCTACGATATCGAGGGATTAGATGATGACGCGATTGATATGATCCAAGAGCGTGCAAAAGAAGTGGTCATCGCAGACGAATTGGTCAAACAACAGAACATGAAAGAGCCAAGTCAAGAACTACAAGATCTTGAAGGAATGACGGTCAGTTGGGCTTATAAAATGGCTCAAAAAGACATCATTACCGTTGATGACTTGGCAGAACAAGCCGTCTTTGATTTAGAAGATATCGAAGATTTAGATACCGAAACCGCAGGAAAACTCATCATGAAAGCTCGGGAATCTTGGTTCAATGAATAA
- the infB gene encoding translation initiation factor IF-2, which translates to MADKTVKELADMVSKTASAVQQQLVDAGLPARAEGDLVTELEQEKLVTYLKQSHGQEEKRRISLKSKTTSTARVTGSSGKSKSVNVEVRKKKVFEKPDPEKMAEELAAREQAMIESQARAAKDAEDRAATKKKSEERQAATLAAMRASLGSSKKSDDKNDDISTSVVVKKGGKTTIEVKPKEQPKKKVAATKPKVETAVERKAREVREKEEARLREIETETRRTQAEEAQKRTLEQMRKMAGQYTDQPATEVRKDEPLAEGLVGDALEESFEKERREIKRGTSSTTARGRGRRKNQDEREIKNRKNGLRSSQSAQHKFEKPVEKIVYDVEISEQITVSDLAQRMAVKAREVTKLLMKMGEIARESDTIDQATASLIVEEMGHNPVPVSDTKVEDDLQDAADERSSNVQTRPPVVTIMGHVDHGKTSLLDKIRETKVATGEAGGITQHIGAYHVKTARGVITFLDTPGHAAFSAMRSRGAQATDIVVLVVAADDGMMPQTEEAIDHARAAGTPLIVAINKMDKPSADPDRVLNELTAKEVVSEEWGGDTPMARISAKTGDGIDELLELISLQAELMELEAPLDGPAQGVVIESRLEKGRGPVVSVLVKKGTLKQGDLVLAGEHYGKVRAMTDEHGQRIQSAGPSIPVEILGLPETPAAGSEFLVLTDEKKAREVADFRTNRERERQLERQNAMRLESMFDQMEQGNVSYLNIVLKTDVRGSLEALLSALNELSTDEVKVRVISSGVGPISESDVTLAESSEAVLLGFNVRADATARRKSDTANMDIRYYSVIYGLIDDVKAAMSGMLAPEHREKILGVADVREVFRSSKFGAAAGCMVVEGTIYRNKPIRVLRNDQVIFTGQLQSLRRYKEDVNEVRTGMECGLAVRGYDVEAGDKIEVFEIQEFARTI; encoded by the coding sequence ATGGCAGATAAGACCGTCAAAGAACTGGCAGATATGGTAAGCAAAACCGCAAGTGCTGTACAACAGCAACTGGTAGATGCTGGACTGCCTGCGCGCGCAGAGGGTGACCTAGTCACCGAGCTTGAGCAGGAGAAGTTGGTGACGTATTTAAAGCAAAGTCATGGTCAGGAAGAAAAGCGTCGTATTAGTCTGAAGTCTAAGACGACTAGCACCGCGCGTGTGACTGGCTCTTCGGGAAAATCTAAGAGCGTCAATGTTGAAGTGCGTAAAAAGAAAGTATTTGAAAAGCCTGATCCAGAAAAGATGGCTGAAGAATTGGCTGCACGTGAGCAAGCGATGATTGAGTCGCAAGCGCGTGCTGCTAAAGATGCTGAAGACCGTGCTGCTACTAAGAAAAAATCTGAAGAACGTCAAGCAGCTACCTTAGCCGCGATGCGTGCAAGCCTCGGCTCTAGCAAAAAATCAGACGATAAGAACGATGATATCTCAACGTCAGTGGTTGTGAAAAAAGGCGGTAAGACTACTATTGAGGTCAAACCAAAAGAACAACCTAAGAAGAAAGTTGCTGCGACGAAACCAAAAGTTGAGACGGCAGTTGAGCGTAAAGCTCGCGAAGTGCGTGAAAAAGAAGAAGCTCGTTTACGCGAGATCGAAACAGAAACACGCCGTACCCAAGCTGAAGAAGCGCAAAAGCGCACGCTTGAGCAAATGCGTAAAATGGCCGGTCAATATACGGATCAGCCAGCGACTGAAGTTCGTAAAGATGAGCCATTGGCAGAAGGTTTAGTCGGTGACGCATTAGAAGAATCGTTTGAGAAAGAACGTCGTGAAATCAAGCGTGGCACAAGTAGCACTACTGCCCGTGGTCGTGGTCGACGTAAGAATCAAGACGAGCGCGAAATTAAAAACCGTAAAAATGGTTTGCGTTCAAGTCAGTCAGCACAGCATAAGTTTGAAAAACCTGTAGAAAAAATCGTTTATGATGTAGAAATTAGTGAGCAAATCACGGTTTCTGATCTTGCCCAGCGTATGGCAGTGAAAGCTCGTGAAGTGACTAAGTTACTCATGAAAATGGGCGAAATTGCTCGTGAATCAGATACGATTGATCAAGCAACTGCTAGTCTAATCGTAGAAGAGATGGGTCACAATCCAGTACCTGTGAGTGATACTAAGGTTGAAGACGATCTACAAGATGCGGCTGATGAGCGCAGCAGTAACGTACAAACGCGTCCACCAGTTGTTACTATTATGGGTCACGTTGACCATGGTAAGACGTCATTATTAGATAAAATCCGTGAAACGAAAGTGGCTACGGGTGAAGCGGGTGGTATTACTCAGCATATCGGTGCTTATCATGTGAAAACAGCACGTGGTGTCATTACTTTCCTTGATACCCCAGGTCACGCCGCCTTTAGTGCAATGCGTTCACGTGGTGCTCAAGCGACGGATATCGTTGTACTGGTCGTCGCTGCTGATGACGGCATGATGCCACAAACTGAAGAAGCGATTGATCATGCCCGCGCTGCTGGTACGCCGCTGATTGTTGCAATCAACAAAATGGATAAGCCAAGTGCTGATCCTGATCGTGTTCTTAACGAATTGACTGCAAAAGAAGTGGTATCAGAAGAATGGGGCGGTGATACCCCAATGGCTCGTATCTCAGCCAAAACAGGTGATGGTATTGATGAGCTGCTAGAGCTTATTAGCTTGCAAGCTGAGTTAATGGAATTAGAAGCACCATTAGATGGTCCTGCTCAAGGTGTGGTTATTGAGTCAAGACTGGAAAAAGGTCGTGGTCCTGTCGTTAGTGTCCTTGTCAAAAAAGGTACATTGAAACAAGGTGATTTAGTTTTAGCCGGTGAACATTACGGTAAAGTCCGTGCAATGACCGATGAGCATGGTCAACGTATTCAGTCAGCTGGACCATCTATCCCTGTAGAGATTTTAGGGTTACCTGAAACGCCAGCAGCTGGTAGTGAATTCTTAGTCTTAACCGATGAGAAAAAAGCCCGTGAAGTTGCAGACTTTAGAACCAACCGTGAGCGCGAGCGTCAGCTTGAGCGTCAAAACGCGATGCGTCTAGAGAGCATGTTTGATCAAATGGAACAAGGCAATGTTTCATACTTAAATATCGTTCTAAAAACCGATGTTCGCGGCTCGCTTGAAGCGTTACTGTCAGCACTGAATGAGTTATCAACTGATGAAGTTAAAGTCAGAGTGATTAGCTCAGGCGTTGGTCCTATCTCTGAGTCAGATGTGACGCTAGCAGAATCTAGTGAAGCGGTATTGTTAGGCTTTAACGTTCGTGCAGATGCCACCGCACGCCGTAAATCGGACACAGCCAACATGGATATTCGCTATTACAGTGTTATTTATGGCTTAATTGATGATGTGAAAGCGGCCATGAGTGGTATGCTTGCGCCAGAACATCGTGAGAAAATCTTGGGTGTTGCAGACGTTCGTGAAGTATTCCGCTCTAGTAAGTTTGGTGCAGCTGCCGGTTGTATGGTGGTTGAAGGTACGATTTATCGCAACAAACCTATCCGTGTATTACGTAATGACCAAGTTATCTTTACCGGTCAATTGCAATCATTACGTCGCTACAAAGAAGACGTTAATGAAGTACGTACCGGTATGGAATGTGGTCTAGCCGTTCGCGGTTATGATGTAGAAGCTGGTGATAAAATCGAAGTCTTTGAAATCCAAGAGTTCGCACGTACTATCTAA
- a CDS encoding ribosome-binding factor A produces MNQRLQRLADQIQRELAVLIRDAVNDPRLTGFVTISSVKVSPDLGYADVYVTIMEPELNDAMTMSNHEESIKVLNKAAGFLRTELSHSLKTRTTPRLRFHYDEVTARGNYMMDLISKAVIKTEENESDEQENEE; encoded by the coding sequence ATGAACCAACGTTTACAACGTTTAGCTGACCAGATTCAGCGTGAGCTTGCTGTCCTTATCCGTGACGCGGTCAATGATCCACGTCTGACAGGTTTTGTCACTATATCTAGCGTTAAAGTCAGCCCAGACCTAGGCTATGCCGATGTATATGTGACCATTATGGAGCCTGAGCTCAATGATGCCATGACCATGTCAAATCACGAAGAAAGCATCAAAGTGCTGAATAAAGCGGCAGGATTCTTGCGTACTGAGCTGAGTCATAGCTTAAAAACTCGCACAACACCGCGTTTGCGCTTTCATTATGATGAAGTTACCGCCCGTGGTAATTATATGATGGATTTAATCAGTAAAGCGGTTATTAAGACTGAAGAAAATGAGTCTGACGAGCAAGAAAACGAAGAGTAG
- the truB gene encoding tRNA pseudouridine(55) synthase TruB, whose translation MSIASTQADKKSSNHPDKIKISGVILVDKPQGMTSQQVVSKVKYLFKSPNHDSKKAGHTGTLDPMATGLLPICLGEATKFSHYQLDADKSYQATILLGSQTDTGDADGQVTAEATISAFDDTMLDKIAQQFLGAQQQIPPMYSALKKDGKKLYEYARAGIEVDRPPRDIILKAIELKAIDEQQIQLTVTCSKGTYVRVLAEDIAKAIGTLGHLTALSRLQVGDFKIDETITLANLEALALEQRQTYLLPVDACIDINAELTLSSEQCERVQMGQRLNVIDQLTNDLQSYITSAIEQHLSTSNKNAAVNQNVEDDNDDNDDNDDNDDNDDNDDNDDNDDNAQQLLHEIPVDIRLIDEHGTFIGLGAVSLNGRLQPKKLIQL comes from the coding sequence ATGTCTATCGCATCTACGCAAGCGGATAAAAAGTCTAGTAATCACCCTGACAAGATTAAAATTTCGGGTGTTATTTTAGTCGATAAGCCTCAAGGTATGACTTCACAGCAAGTGGTGTCAAAGGTAAAATATTTATTCAAATCGCCTAACCATGACAGCAAAAAAGCAGGTCATACCGGAACACTTGATCCGATGGCAACGGGGTTGTTGCCTATCTGTTTGGGTGAAGCGACTAAGTTCAGTCACTATCAGCTTGATGCGGATAAATCTTATCAAGCGACTATTTTACTTGGTAGTCAAACTGATACCGGTGATGCTGATGGACAAGTCACTGCTGAGGCAACGATTTCAGCGTTTGATGATACAATGTTAGACAAAATTGCCCAGCAGTTTCTAGGTGCCCAGCAGCAAATTCCACCGATGTATTCTGCCTTAAAAAAAGATGGCAAAAAACTCTATGAATATGCTCGTGCTGGTATTGAAGTAGACCGCCCTCCAAGAGATATTATCCTCAAAGCCATTGAGTTGAAAGCAATCGATGAGCAGCAAATACAATTGACAGTCACCTGTTCAAAAGGCACTTATGTGCGTGTGTTGGCAGAAGATATTGCCAAAGCCATAGGTACACTTGGGCATTTGACGGCACTGAGCCGTTTACAAGTGGGTGATTTTAAAATCGATGAGACAATTACGCTTGCAAATTTAGAGGCGTTGGCATTAGAACAACGTCAGACATATCTATTGCCAGTAGATGCCTGCATCGATATTAATGCTGAGCTTACATTATCATCAGAGCAGTGTGAGCGTGTGCAAATGGGTCAACGTTTGAATGTTATCGATCAGTTGACTAATGATTTGCAAAGTTATATTACATCAGCTATCGAACAGCACTTATCTACTAGCAATAAAAACGCTGCTGTTAATCAAAATGTTGAAGATGATAACGATGATAACGATGATAACGATGATAACGATGATAACGATGATAACGATGATAACGATGATAACGATGATAACGCGCAGCAATTGCTACATGAGATACCGGTAGATATTCGTCTTATCGATGAGCATGGAACGTTTATCGGTCTAGGGGCAGTGAGCTTAAATGGTCGATTGCAACCTAAAAAATTGATTCAGTTATAA
- the rpsO gene encoding 30S ribosomal protein S15, whose protein sequence is MLTNADREQIIAQYQRGESDTGSPEVQVALLSARINDLQNHFKAHKADHHSRRGLIRMVNTRRKLLDYLKSKDLGRYTTLISQLGLRR, encoded by the coding sequence ATGCTAACTAATGCCGATCGCGAACAAATCATCGCTCAATACCAACGTGGCGAAAGTGACACAGGTTCACCAGAAGTTCAAGTAGCCTTGTTAAGTGCTCGCATCAACGATCTACAAAACCATTTTAAAGCACATAAAGCGGATCATCACAGCCGCCGTGGTCTTATCCGTATGGTTAACACCCGTCGCAAACTGCTTGATTACCTAAAAAGTAAAGATCTTGGTCGCTATACCACCCTTATTAGCCAGTTAGGTCTACGTCGTTAA
- the pnp gene encoding polyribonucleotide nucleotidyltransferase, producing the protein MTMFNTIKREFQYGNQQVVIETGRIARQANSILVHMGGVTVLVAAVVKSDAKEGQNFFPLTVNYQEKMYAAGKIPGAYGKREGRASESETLTSRLIDRPIRPLFPEGYVNEIQITATVVSSDKTQSADIAALIGASAALAISDAPFNGPVAAARVGFINGEYVLNPTLEELKESDLDLVVAGTKSAVLMVESEAAELSEDQMLGAVLYGHQQQQIVIDNIASMAAEIGTAKQQYTAPVRDQALETGMKEQFGAQVSDAYTITDKQARYSKLNEIKDAAIVALAGDAESESYSDTVSELKEIYNDLKYRTVRDNILSGKPRIDGRDLETVRALDVQVGVLPFTHGSALFTRGETQALVTTTLGNTRDVNMIDSLAGTIRDHFMLHYNFPHFSVGETGREGIPKRREIGHGRLARRGVQAMLPDSDRFPYVIRVVSEITESNGSSSMASVCGASLALMDAGVPIKAPVAGIAMGLVKEGERFAVLSDILGDEDHLGDMDFKVAGSKDGITALQMDIKIEGITPDIMEQALKQAHAGRIHILDAMNKVLPESRTEINAHAPNYAVIEINPDKIRDVIGKGGATIRQLTEETGAVIDIDDAGTIRIFGENKAATKAAIAKIEAITAEVEVGKTYEGTVARIVDFGAFVNVLPNTDGLVHISQIADERVENVSDYLKEGQIVKVLVQDVDNRGRIKLTMKGIEQS; encoded by the coding sequence ATGACAATGTTTAATACCATTAAGCGTGAATTTCAATACGGCAACCAGCAAGTTGTCATCGAAACAGGGCGTATTGCTCGCCAAGCAAACTCTATTTTAGTACACATGGGCGGCGTTACTGTGTTGGTAGCAGCGGTTGTAAAGTCTGATGCCAAAGAAGGTCAAAACTTCTTTCCATTGACTGTCAACTACCAAGAAAAAATGTACGCTGCAGGTAAAATTCCAGGTGCTTATGGCAAGCGTGAAGGTCGTGCAAGCGAGTCTGAAACCTTAACGTCGCGTCTGATTGACCGCCCAATCCGTCCGCTATTCCCTGAAGGCTATGTAAACGAGATTCAAATCACAGCGACGGTTGTATCATCTGATAAAACTCAATCAGCAGATATCGCAGCATTAATCGGTGCTTCAGCGGCGCTAGCTATCTCTGATGCCCCATTCAATGGTCCTGTTGCTGCCGCCCGTGTTGGTTTTATCAATGGTGAGTACGTACTGAACCCTACTCTTGAAGAGCTTAAAGAAAGTGATCTTGATTTGGTCGTGGCTGGTACAAAGTCTGCCGTATTGATGGTTGAATCTGAAGCTGCAGAGTTATCAGAAGATCAAATGCTAGGCGCAGTATTATACGGTCATCAGCAGCAGCAAATCGTTATCGATAACATTGCCTCAATGGCAGCAGAAATTGGTACTGCTAAGCAGCAATATACCGCTCCTGTACGTGATCAAGCGTTAGAGACTGGTATGAAAGAGCAGTTTGGTGCGCAAGTATCTGATGCTTATACGATTACTGATAAGCAAGCTCGCTACAGCAAGCTTAACGAAATTAAAGACGCCGCTATTGTAGCCCTTGCTGGCGATGCTGAATCAGAAAGCTATAGTGATACAGTATCTGAGTTAAAAGAGATTTATAACGATCTAAAATATCGTACCGTTCGTGACAATATTTTGTCTGGTAAGCCACGTATTGATGGTCGTGATTTAGAGACCGTTCGTGCTCTTGATGTACAGGTTGGTGTACTACCATTTACTCATGGTTCAGCACTGTTTACACGTGGTGAAACCCAAGCCTTGGTAACGACTACCCTTGGTAATACTCGTGACGTCAATATGATTGACTCGCTAGCGGGTACGATTCGTGACCATTTCATGTTGCATTACAACTTTCCGCATTTCTCAGTAGGCGAAACGGGTCGTGAAGGTATTCCTAAACGTCGCGAAATTGGTCATGGTCGTCTAGCACGCCGTGGTGTACAAGCGATGCTGCCTGATAGCGACCGCTTCCCGTATGTCATCCGTGTGGTATCTGAGATCACTGAATCAAACGGTTCATCATCAATGGCTTCTGTTTGCGGCGCGAGCTTGGCATTGATGGACGCTGGTGTACCAATTAAAGCACCAGTTGCTGGTATCGCCATGGGTCTGGTCAAAGAAGGCGAGCGTTTCGCGGTATTGTCTGACATCTTAGGTGATGAAGATCATCTTGGCGATATGGATTTTAAAGTTGCTGGTTCTAAAGATGGTATTACTGCCCTGCAGATGGATATTAAAATTGAAGGTATTACACCAGATATCATGGAGCAAGCGTTAAAACAAGCCCATGCTGGTCGTATTCATATCCTAGACGCGATGAACAAAGTATTGCCTGAGAGCCGTACTGAAATCAATGCTCATGCGCCTAATTATGCAGTAATTGAGATCAATCCAGACAAAATCCGTGACGTTATCGGTAAAGGTGGCGCGACGATTCGTCAGCTAACTGAAGAAACTGGTGCGGTTATTGATATCGATGATGCGGGTACTATTCGTATCTTTGGTGAAAACAAAGCGGCAACTAAAGCAGCGATTGCTAAAATCGAAGCAATCACGGCAGAAGTTGAAGTGGGTAAAACCTATGAAGGTACGGTCGCTCGTATCGTCGACTTCGGTGCTTTTGTTAACGTATTACCAAATACTGATGGCCTCGTCCATATCTCACAAATCGCTGATGAGCGCGTAGAAAACGTTTCTGACTATCTAAAAGAAGGTCAAATCGTGAAAGTACTGGTACAAGACGTTGATAATCGTGGTCGTATCAAGTTGACTATGAAAGGTATTGAGCAAAGCTAA
- a CDS encoding YheV family putative metal-binding protein, which produces MRYQSTRPKRQFLAGVRCPKCQIMDSVVQINIVTPAPDEYIECTLCGHTEHRPDPDAISAKNHLEDQLTRDAMITGTSGTVKFK; this is translated from the coding sequence ATGCGCTATCAATCAACGCGCCCAAAGCGGCAGTTTTTAGCAGGCGTTCGCTGTCCGAAATGTCAGATCATGGATTCGGTAGTACAAATAAATATCGTCACCCCTGCACCTGATGAATATATTGAATGTACGCTGTGCGGACATACCGAACATCGTCCTGATCCTGATGCTATCAGTGCAAAGAACCATCTTGAAGACCAACTCACTCGTGATGCTATGATCACCGGAACCAGTGGCACGGTCAAATTTAAATAA